The following proteins are encoded in a genomic region of Haemorhous mexicanus isolate bHaeMex1 chromosome 11, bHaeMex1.pri, whole genome shotgun sequence:
- the LOC132332386 gene encoding laminin subunit beta-1-like isoform X1: protein MTLLGGRWPEHGLGVESTRLLFLPLPSALANKRPDSALRDSEGSVEPGPGAQPCSLQGSRAQHPARPVQRIPYSTDQHREQQLSPSRAQRASDSAAHPGHQPPAQHPRLPRAQPRGSGSHAALAPGLGPAGRRRTPVPSPCSTRQSPRLPMDLLTLAFLLVRGLVTGGWQEPDLSHGCARGSCYPATGNLLVGRATRLSATSTCGLDGPQEYCIVSHLQDSEKCFTCDSRDPSLPESHRIENVIYLSSPHDKRTWWQSENGVEHVSIRLDLEGEFHFTHLIMKFKTFRPAAMLVERSADFGRTWKVYRYFAYNCSKLFPGIPSHPLGLVDEVLCDQRYSEIEPSSHGEVIFKVLDPSIPVADPYSPDIQDLLRVTNLRVNLTKLHTLGDNLLDSRREVLHKYYYAVDELVLRGSCFCHGHAAHCAPAPGAPTPSVPGMIHGRCVCEHHTQGVNCERCEDFYHDLPWRPAEGSSTNACRRCDCNEHSRRCHFDMAVFLATGNTSGGVCDDCQHNTMGRRCHLCKPFYYRHPRSDIRSPTACAPCDCDPAGSLDGGACDGHTDVALGMIAGQCRCKENVAGPRCDRCQHGAYGLSHGDPQGCQPCRCDPRGTVAGSSPCDPISGDCYCKRFVAGRSCSQCVPEFWGLSYDLGGCRPCACDFGGAYNNRCSMEDGACPCRPHIMGRQCDQVQPGFFCAPLDYYTYEAEQATGHGHSHPQLPGAIRVEVPQDCLEYDTREPAGRKGRSRHQHSPLRPPQPPVPSRRGRQQPPKLDVEEVVRDSAGRMVTWTGWGFARVRDGAGLTFRVDNVPYPMDYELLLRYEPESAEDWEAVVSVSSRVLPTSSRCGNLLPSEQMYRESLPHSQRYVLLSRPFCFEPSTPYEVTMRLQRAGVTERHPGAFILIDSLVLLPRVSELPGFHGAEAAVRQEELERYQCLEVFRMAPPHPLAEACARLVCSVSALMHGGALPCQCDPQGSRSSECQVQGGQCECKPHVIGRRCDHCAPGSFGFGPLGCSPCICSPEGSVSQLCDKVSGQCRCQPGTVGRQCDQCQPGHWGFPACRPCQCNGHAEECDPRTGTCLRCRDHTSGRHCERCQDGYYGNPVLGSGQQCRPCPCPGYPGTRHYHGSACHADDETHHIVCLCAPGYAGPRCDRCSPGYYGAPEMEGGECRPCQCNNNIDTSDPEGCDPRTGQCLRCLYHTAGPHCAHCQPGYYGNALQRSCRRCGCDPRGTLASYCTNGTCDCDRGTGACVCRPNVVGKSCDRCAPHFWSLGGPRGCEPCGCHPTHALHPACDTVTGQCQCRPGFGGRVCSQCQEHHWGDPEQECRACECEPLGAESPQCEQDNGQCRCRLGFGGLHCDRCQRGYQEPFPHCSPCHPCFGRWDLAVGSLREGLQRLGAQVQALREGGSALPLSPRRLRELEEALGHVEQLLGEGHSPGSPLLDGLPRHLGSTRMELDNFGKHLQELEQHLDQLAQADMQHHDRLAELSRELGGLNRTTSHLQILLGTVAAAGFSECYRSILASTEASRQAEVVANGTAGELRRAQVTQRATERALQQRGDTFRRGTAAARKSLRETQKRVMGLNIARINEKICGAPGDRSCEHASCGGALCRDSAGTRHCGGTGCAGALPVSARALSSAHNASQQLEVALGQLGVVAQKMQEVQELAQGARSRAEEALGRSQAARSRAEKATAQLRDFIRRIKAFLAEEGADPGSIELVARQVLNISLPSSPGQIQELLWEMRESISQLEGVDAVLNSTAEGLAVARDLLAQGQEARQRAEGIRDELAGTQQALEVARTQAMTAGSTLQSARDAIQVAENRAREAERRLQVLDRKESQAQRRLRGLAQRITTLQEHGRDAHHMAQQAKDGAQRATTTSGTLSQDLAQVTQRYVVLKNRVGMLDRVSGGALQRVSQLMAEAQDLLDKASNSKRKLEDLEQRFGANERMMAAKVTRLQALEQQVTGLLQEIRERANAYATC, encoded by the exons ATGACCTTGCTTGGCGGCAGGTGGCCAGAGCATGGCCTTGGCGTGGAGAGCACACgtctcctcttccttcctttgccCTCGGCCTTGGCTAATAAAAGGCCTGACAGTGCCCTGCGTGACAGTGAGGGCTCTGTGGAACCTGGCCCTGGTGCACAGCcgtgctccctgcagggctccagggctcagcacccagCCCGGCCAGTCCAGCGGATCCCGTACAGCACTGACCAGCACAGG gaacagcagctgagcccatcccGAGCCCAGCGGGCCTCCGACTCCGCAGCCCACCCGGGCCACCAGCCAcctgcccagcaccccaggCTCCCACGGGCACAG cccaggggcagcgGGTCCCACGCCGCCCTCGCCCCTGGCCTTGGTCCCGCCGGACGCCGCAGGACGCCAG TGCCATCTCCATGTTCCACCAGGCAGAGCCCGAGGTTGCCCATGGACCTCTTGACGCTTGCTTTCCTCCTGG TCAGGGGACTGGTGactgggggctggcaggagcctgaCCTGAGCCACGGCTGCGCCCGTGGCAGCTGCTACCCAGCCACTGGGAACCTGCTGGTGGGGCGAGCCACCCgcctgagtgccacctccaccTGTGGGCTGGATGGGCCTCAGGAGTACTGCATCGTGAGCCACCTCCAG GACTCGGAGAAATGTTTCACCTGTGACTCACGTGACCCATCCCTGCCTGAGAGCCACCGCATTGAGAATGTCATTTATCTGAGCAGCCCCCATGACAAACGGACCTGGTGGCAGTCAGAGAATG GCGTGGAGCATGTCAGCATCCGCCTGGACCTGGAGGGCGAGTTCCACTTCACCCACCTCATCATGAAGTTTAAA ACCTTCCGCCCAGCGGCCATGCTGGTGGAGCGCTCAGCCGACTTTGGGCGCACCTGGAAGGTGTACCGCTACTTTGCCTACAACTGCTCCAAGCTCTTCCCTGGAATCCCCAGCCACCCCCTGGGGCTTGTGGATGAGGTACTGTGTGACCAGCGCTACTCTGAGATCGAGCCGTCCAGCCATGGGGAG GTCATCTTCAAGGTGCTGGACCCCTCCATCCCCGTAGCAGATCCCTACAGCCCAGACATCCAGG ACCTGCTTCGTGTCACCAACCTGCGGGTGAACCTCACCAAGCTGCACACGCTGGGGGACAACCTGCTGGACTCACGGCGGGAGGTGCTGCACAAGTACTACTATGCTGTGGATGAACTGGTGCTGCGTGGGAGCTGCTTCTGCCATGGCCACGCTGCCCACTGTGCCCCAGCACCGGGTGCCCCGACACCCTCTGTCCCCGGCATG ATCCACGGGCGCTGTGTCTGTGAGCACCACACGCAGGGGGTGAACTGCGAACGCTGCGAGGATTTCTACCATGACCTGCCCTGGCGCCCGGCCGAGGGCTCCAGCACCAATGCCTGTCGCC gctgtgactGCAACGAGCACTCACGGCGGTGCCACTTTGACATGGCCGTGTTTCTGGCCACGGGGAACACCAGTGGGGGTGTGTGTGATGACTGCCAGCACAACACCATGGGCCGTCGCTGTCACCTCTGCAAGCCCTTCTACTACCGGCACCCTCGCTCCGATATCCGGTCCCCCACTGCCTGTGCCC CGTGTGATTGTGACCCAGCAGGCTCGCTGGATGGAGGTGCCTGTGATGGGCACACGGACGTGGCGCTGGGCATGATTGCGGGGCAGTGCCGCTGCAAGGAGAACGTGGCCGGCCCCCGCTGTGACCGCTGCCAGCACGGCGCCTATGGCCTCAGCCACGGCGACCCACAGGGCTGTCAGC CATGCAGGTGTGACCCGCGGGGTACGGTGGCAGGCAGTTCCCCGTGTGACCCCATCAGTGGGGACTGCTACTGCAAACGCTTCGTGGCTGGGCGTTCCTGCAGCCAATGTGTG CCCGAGTTCTGGGGTCTGAGCTACGACCTGGGGGGCTGCCGGCCCTGCGCCTGTGACTTCGGGGGAGCCTACAACAACCG GTGCTCCATGGAGGATGGGGCATGTCCCTGCCGTCCCCACATCATGGGGCGGCAGTGTGACCAGGTACAACCCGGCTTCTTCTGTGCCCCCCTCGACTACTACACCTATGAGGCCGAGCAGGCCACCGGCCATGGCCACAGCCACCCTCAGCTCCCG ggtgCCATTCGGGTGGAGGTGCCCCAGGACTGCCTGGAGTATGACACCAGGGAGCCGGCGGGGCGGAAGGGACGCTCACGGCATCAGCACAGCCCCCTCCgtcctccccagccccctgtcCCCTCGCGCCGCGGCCGCCAGCAGCCCCCCAAG CTGGATGTGGAGGAGGTGGTGCGGGACAGTGCCGGGCGCATGGTGACGTGGACAGGCTGGGGGTTCGCCCGGGTGCGGGACGGGGCTGGCCTGACCTTCCGCGTGGACAATGTGCCCTACCCCATGGACTACGAGCTGCTGCTGCGCTACGAGCCCGAG TCAGCCGAGGACTGGGAGGCCGTGGTCAGTGTCAGCTCCCGGGTGCTGCCCACCAGCTCTCGCTGTGGGAACCTGCTGCCCTCCGAGCAGATGTACCGTGAGAGTCTGCCCCACAGCCAGAG GTACGTGCTGCTGTCCCGGCCCTTCTGCTTCGAGCCCAGCACCCCTTATGAGGTGACCATGCGGCTTCAGCGGGCTGGTGTCACCGAACGCCACCCTGGTGCCTTCATCCTCATTGACTCG tTGGTGCTCCTGCCACGGGTGTCAGAGTTGCCAGGGTTCCatggggcagaggcagcagtgcgccaggaggagctggagcggTACCAGTGCCTGGAGGTGTTTCGCATGGCCCCCCCTCACCCCCTGGCTGAGGCCTGTGCCCGCCTGGTCTGCAGCGTCTCAGCCCTGATGCACGGCGGGGCACTGC CCTGCCAGTGCGACCCACAGGGCTCCCGCAGCAGTGAGTGCCAGGTGCAAGGTGGGCAGTGTGAGTGCAAGCCCCACGTCATTGGCCGACGCTGCGACCACTGTGCCCCAGGCAGCTTCGGCTTTGGGCCCCTGGGATGCAGCC cctgcatCTGCTCCCCAGAGGGCTcggtgtcccagctgtgtgacAAGGTGAGCGGGCAGTGCCGGTGCCAGCCCGGCACCGTGGGCCGGCAGTGTgaccagtgccagcctggccacTGGGGCTTCCCTGCCTGCCGGCCCTGCCAGTGTAACGGGCACGCTGAGGAGTGCGATCCCCGGACGGGCACCTGCCTGCGCTGCCGCGACCACACGAGCGGCCGGCACTGTGAGAG GTGCCAGGATGGTTACTATGGGAACCCTGTGCTGGGCTCGGGGCAGCAGTGCcggccctgcccctgccccggcTATCCTGGCACACGGCATTACCACGGGAGCGCCTGCCATGCGGACGATGAGACACACCACATCGTCTGCCTCTGCGCCCCTGGATACGCGG ggccccGCTGCGACCGCTGCTCCCCTGGTTACTATGGGGCTCCGGAGATGGAGGGGGGGGAGTGCCGGCCCTGCCAGTGCAACAACAACATCGACACCAGTGACCCAGAGGGCTGTGACCCCCGCACGGGACAGTGCCTGCGCTGCCTGTACCACACAGCTGGGCCTCACTGTGCCCACTGCCAGCCAGGCTACTATGGCAATGCCCTGCAGCGCAGCTGCCGGC gctgtggctgtgacCCACGGGGCACACTGGCCTCCTACTGCACCAATGGCACCTGCGACTGTGACCGTGGCACAGGAGCCTGTGTCTGCCGGCCCAATGTCGTGGGCAAGAGCTGTGATCGCTGCGCACCCCACTTCTGGAGCCTGGGGGGCCCAAGGGGCTGTGAGCCCTGTGGCTGCCACCCCACACACGCCCTGCACCCTGCCTGTGACACA GTGacagggcagtgccagtgccGGCCTGGCTTTGGAGGTCGTGTCTGttcccagtgccaggagcacCACTGGGGAGACCCTGAGCAGGAGTGCCGAG CCTGTGAGTGTGAGCCGCTGGGTGCTGAGAGCCCACAGTGCGAGCAGGACAACGGGCAGTGCCGCTGCCGGCTGGGATTCGGGGGGCTGCACTGTGACCGCTGCCAGCGGGGCTACCAGGAGCCCTTCCCCCACTGTTCACCCTGCCACCCTTGCTTCGGGCGCTGGGACCTGGCCGTGGGCAGCCTGCGGGAAGGGCTGCAGCGCCTCGGGGCACAAGTGCAGGCACTGAGGGAGGGGGGCTCTGCACTCCCACTCAGCCCCCGTCGCCTgcgggagctggaggaggctcTGGGGCACGTGgaacagctgctgggagaggggcacagccctggtaGTCCCCTCCTCGATGGACTGCCCAGGCATCTGGGTAGCACCAG GATGGAGCTGGACAACTTCGGGAAGCACCTCCAAGAGTTGGAGCAACATCTAGACCAGCTGGCGCAGGCGGATATGCAGCACCATGACCGGCTAGCTGAGCTGAGCCGCGAGCTGGGAGGTCTCAACCGAACCACTTCCCACCTTCAGATCCTCCTCGGCACTGTAGCGGCAGCTGGATTCAGCG AGTGTTACCGCAGCATCCTGGCATCGACGGAGGCCTCACGGCAGGCGGAGGTGGTGGCCAATGGCACAGCTGGTGAGCTAAGGAGGGCGCAGGTGACGCAGAGGGCGACTGAGCGGGCGCTGCAGCAGCGGGGCGATACTTTCCGCCGTGGCACAGCCGCAGCCCGGAAATCCTTGCGGGAGACACAGAAACGGGTGATGGGACTCAACATTGCCAGGATCAACGAGAAG ATTTGTGGGGCACCCGGAGACCGGAGCTGCGAGCACGCGTCTTGCGGAGGAGCCTTGTGCCGAGACAGCGCGGGGACAAGGCATTGCGGTGGCACTGGGTGTGCAGGGGCACTGCCTGTCTCAGCTCGAGCCCTCAGCAGTGCTCATAATGCCtcacagcagctggaggtggcaTTAGGGCAGCTGGGTGTTGTGGCACAGAAG atgcaggaggtgcaggagctggcacagggggcacgcagcagggcagaggaggcGCTGGGGCGCTCTCAAGCCGCCCGCAGCCGTGCAGAGAAGGCGACAGCCCAGCTGCGGGACTTCATCCGCCGAATCAAGGCCTTCCTGGCAG aggAGGGAGCTGACCCAGGCAGCATCGAGTTGGTGGCCCGGCAGGTGCTGAAcatctccctgcccagcagccctggacagatccaggagctgctgtgggagatGCGGGAGAGCATCAGCCAGCTAGAGGGGGTGGATGCAGTTCTCAACAGCACAGCGGAGGGGTTGGCTGTGGCACGGGatctgctggcacagggacaggaggccaGGCAA cgaGCAGAAGGCATAAGGGATgagctggcagggacacagcaggcaCTGGAGGTGGCACGGACACAGGCCATGACAGCAGGGAGCACCCTGCAGAGCGCCAGAGATGCCATCCAGGTGGCTGAGAACAGAGCCAGAGAG GCGGAGCgcaggctgcaggtgctggacAGGAAGGAGTCTCAGGCGCAGAGGCGGCTGCGGGGGCTGGCACAGCGCATCACCACCCTGCAAGAGCATGGCCGGGATGCTCACCACATGGCCCAGCAAGCCAAGGATGGGGCACAGCGTGCCACCACCACCTCGGGGACGCTTAGCCAG GACCTGGCCCAGGTAACACAGCGTTATGTGGTGCTGAAGAACCGGGTGGGCATGCTGGACAGGGTGTCTGGTGGGGCCCTGCAGCGTGTGTCACAGCTGATGGCAGAGGCCCAAGACCTCCTGGATAAGGCCAGCAACAGCAAGAGGAAACTGGAAG ACCTGGAGCAGCGCTTTGGGGCCAATGAACGGATGATGGCGGCAAAGGTGACACGACTGCAGGCTTTGGAGCAGCAGGTCACCGGGCTGTTGCAGGAGATTCGGGAGAGGGCCAACGCTTATGCCACCTGCTAG